From the genome of Cytobacillus firmus, one region includes:
- a CDS encoding YlaF family protein, whose product MKNIKWPLLAFAIGAAICMMGIGVAVAERSIFGIILSIIALIFVMGYGFKTKKKMREEGLL is encoded by the coding sequence ATGAAGAATATCAAGTGGCCTTTATTAGCCTTTGCGATTGGAGCAGCTATATGCATGATGGGTATTGGCGTTGCGGTGGCTGAAAGAAGCATTTTTGGGATTATCCTGTCCATCATCGCTTTAATATTTGTGATGGGATATGGTTTTAAGACTAAGAAGAAAATGAGAGAAGAAGGTTTGTTATAA
- the typA gene encoding translational GTPase TypA has translation MKLREDIRNIAIIAHVDHGKTTLVDELLKQSGTFRSNEHVEERAMDSNDLERERGITILAKNTAVKYKDTRINILDTPGHADFGGEVERIMKMVDGVLLVVDAYEGCMPQTRFVLKKALEQKLTPIVVVNKIDKPSARPTEVVDEVIDLFIELGADEDQLEFPVIYASAISGTSSVTPDKQDDDMHSLYEAIIEHIPGPADNREEPLQFQVALLDYNDYVGRIGIGRVFRGTIKVGQQVALMKLDGSVKQFRVTKIFGFFGLKREEIQEAYPGDLIAVSGMEDINVGETVCPVEHQEALPVLRIDEPTLQMTFLVNNSPFAGREGKYITSRKVEERLRAQLETDVSLRVENTDSPDAWVVSGRGELHLSILIENMRREGFELQVSKPEVIIREIDGVRCEPVERVQIDVPEDNTGSIIESMGTRKGEMLDMVNNGNGQVRLTFNVPARGLIGYSTEFMTLTRGYGIINHTFDSYQPEIKGQIGGRSKGVLVSMESGKSSTYGIMQVEDRGTIFVEPGTEIYEGMIVGEHTRENDLTVNITKVKHATNIRSANKDQTNVIKKPRIMTLEEALEYLNDDELLEVTPESIRLRKKLLDKNERERMAKKKKYAETN, from the coding sequence TTGAAATTAAGAGAAGATATTCGAAATATTGCGATTATAGCCCACGTTGACCATGGTAAAACAACATTGGTTGACGAGCTTTTAAAACAGTCCGGAACTTTCCGTTCAAATGAGCACGTGGAAGAGCGTGCGATGGATTCAAACGATCTGGAAAGAGAACGCGGTATTACGATTTTAGCTAAAAACACTGCAGTTAAATATAAAGATACAAGAATCAACATTCTGGATACACCAGGACATGCCGATTTCGGCGGAGAAGTTGAACGGATCATGAAAATGGTTGACGGCGTATTATTAGTTGTCGATGCATATGAAGGATGTATGCCGCAGACGCGTTTTGTTCTTAAAAAGGCTTTGGAACAAAAACTTACGCCAATCGTTGTTGTAAATAAAATTGACAAACCATCTGCCCGTCCAACAGAAGTTGTTGACGAGGTAATCGATTTGTTCATTGAACTGGGTGCAGATGAAGATCAGCTTGAATTCCCGGTTATTTATGCATCCGCTATTTCGGGAACTTCAAGTGTTACCCCTGACAAGCAGGATGATGACATGCATTCTCTTTATGAAGCAATCATTGAACATATTCCTGGACCGGCTGATAATCGTGAAGAGCCGCTTCAATTCCAGGTGGCACTTCTTGATTACAATGATTATGTGGGGAGAATTGGAATTGGCCGGGTATTCCGGGGGACAATCAAGGTCGGACAGCAGGTTGCTTTAATGAAACTTGATGGCTCTGTTAAGCAATTCCGGGTTACAAAGATCTTTGGTTTCTTCGGACTGAAGCGTGAAGAGATCCAGGAAGCTTATCCTGGAGACCTTATTGCCGTTTCTGGAATGGAAGACATTAACGTCGGGGAAACTGTGTGCCCTGTCGAGCATCAGGAAGCACTTCCTGTTCTAAGGATTGATGAACCAACTCTGCAAATGACTTTCCTTGTTAACAACAGTCCATTCGCGGGAAGAGAAGGCAAATATATTACTTCAAGAAAAGTTGAAGAAAGACTTCGTGCACAGCTTGAGACGGACGTAAGTCTTCGTGTTGAAAATACAGATTCACCTGACGCCTGGGTTGTATCCGGACGTGGGGAATTGCATTTATCGATCCTGATTGAAAATATGCGCCGTGAAGGTTTTGAACTGCAGGTTTCTAAGCCTGAAGTAATTATTAGAGAAATTGACGGTGTTCGCTGTGAACCGGTAGAGCGTGTTCAAATCGATGTGCCGGAAGATAATACTGGCTCAATTATTGAATCTATGGGTACCCGTAAAGGTGAAATGCTTGATATGGTCAATAACGGCAATGGTCAAGTAAGACTGACATTCAATGTCCCTGCCCGCGGACTGATTGGCTACTCCACCGAATTTATGACGCTAACCCGTGGCTATGGTATTATCAACCACACATTTGACAGCTACCAGCCTGAAATTAAAGGTCAAATCGGCGGACGCAGCAAAGGTGTCCTAGTGTCTATGGAAAGCGGCAAGTCATCCACATACGGAATTATGCAAGTTGAGGACCGAGGAACAATTTTCGTTGAGCCGGGTACTGAAATCTATGAAGGCATGATTGTAGGAGAGCATACTCGTGAAAATGATCTTACAGTCAACATCACTAAAGTGAAGCATGCGACGAACATCCGTTCTGCTAATAAGGATCAGACGAATGTAATTAAAAAGCCGCGTATTATGACACTAGAAGAAGCTCTGGAATACTTGAATGATGATGAGCTGCTTGAAGTAACACCTGAGTCAATCAGACTGAGAAAGAAACTTCTTGATAAGAATGAAAGAGAAAGAATGGCCAAGAAGAAGAAATACGCTGAAACTAACTAA
- a CDS encoding YlaH-like family protein: protein MDVSQRLSFFAALFKVDENPTTGMWLLYITIVLLSILVFKLGFAKKLPILKSAMIYTFLILGCTMLTFLGVFLPVAEGLVVAALILIIYKIRLNQEKKEQAKAE from the coding sequence ATGGATGTATCACAGCGCCTGTCTTTTTTTGCTGCTTTGTTCAAAGTCGATGAGAATCCCACAACTGGAATGTGGCTTCTTTATATAACAATTGTTCTGCTGTCAATATTGGTATTTAAATTAGGGTTTGCCAAGAAACTCCCAATTTTAAAATCAGCTATGATATACACTTTCTTGATTTTAGGCTGTACGATGCTGACATTTCTTGGAGTATTCCTTCCTGTAGCAGAAGGTCTTGTTGTGGCTGCATTAATCTTAATCATTTACAAAATCCGCCTTAACCAGGAAAAGAAGGAACAGGCAAAGGCGGAATAA